The following coding sequences are from one Candidatus Woesearchaeota archaeon window:
- a CDS encoding tyrosine--tRNA ligase has product MKSYNLTPEERIKLITRETEEVLGVEELKELIKQGVPLKHYIGFEVSGKVHLGTGLMSGAKIADLQKAGVSCTVYLATWHAWINNKLGGDLNTIRNAAEYFKEGIKAGIEVMGGDPENVTFVEGDELYHNNDEYWLQTIEIAKNMTLNRALRAITIMGRKEGENVPLAGLLYAPMQVADVFELQANIAHAGLDQRKAQVVAREVAQKITIKPLKDKNDKKYKPIALHHHLILGLNKPPKWPIKNEDELKELRSEMKMSKSVEGSAVYIHDTPEEIMKKIKNAFCPADSVKFNPVLDWAKHLLFRNPEFELTIDRPEKFGGPVTFKTYDEIEKSFERGDLHPLDLKTGVAQALITLLEPARRRFSSQKNKALKEAMDQLTITR; this is encoded by the coding sequence ATGAAATCTTACAACCTCACCCCCGAAGAACGCATCAAACTCATAACACGAGAAACAGAAGAAGTGCTCGGCGTTGAAGAACTCAAAGAGCTCATCAAGCAAGGAGTTCCTCTAAAACACTACATAGGATTTGAAGTTTCCGGAAAAGTACACTTGGGAACGGGCTTGATGTCTGGTGCTAAGATTGCAGACTTACAAAAAGCGGGGGTTTCTTGTACGGTGTACCTTGCAACATGGCATGCATGGATTAACAATAAACTCGGAGGAGATCTTAACACCATTCGCAACGCTGCAGAGTATTTCAAAGAAGGAATTAAAGCAGGCATCGAAGTAATGGGTGGTGATCCTGAAAACGTTACCTTTGTGGAAGGTGATGAACTCTATCACAACAATGATGAGTACTGGTTGCAAACAATTGAAATTGCAAAGAACATGACTCTTAACAGAGCTCTTCGCGCAATCACCATCATGGGAAGAAAAGAAGGAGAAAACGTACCTCTTGCGGGGCTACTATATGCACCTATGCAAGTAGCAGATGTTTTTGAGCTTCAAGCAAACATTGCTCATGCAGGGCTTGACCAGAGAAAAGCACAAGTTGTTGCAAGAGAAGTTGCACAAAAAATAACCATCAAACCACTCAAAGATAAAAACGACAAGAAATACAAACCCATAGCACTCCACCACCACCTCATTCTTGGTTTGAACAAACCTCCCAAATGGCCGATTAAAAATGAGGATGAACTCAAAGAATTACGATCGGAGATGAAAATGAGCAAATCAGTAGAAGGATCTGCGGTATACATTCATGATACTCCTGAAGAAATAATGAAAAAAATCAAAAACGCATTTTGCCCTGCGGATTCTGTGAAGTTTAATCCCGTTCTTGACTGGGCAAAACATTTGCTCTTCAGAAACCCTGAGTTTGAACTTACTATTGATCGCCCTGAGAAATTCGGAGGACCTGTTACGTTCAAAACCTACGATGAGATTGAGAAATCCTTTGAGCGTGGAGATCTACATCCTCTTGATCTTAAAACAGGTGTTGCTCAAGCACTCATAACCTTGCTTGAACCCGCGAGAAGAAGATTCTCTTCGCAAAAGAATAAGGCGCTCAAAGAAGCAATGGATCAACTCACGATTACACGTTGA
- a CDS encoding AAA family ATPase, with translation MPAEDKDILNNIINGYASDIQQLEDENRILKETVAHLKREISKFQQPPLLVAEVKEVMGEHALLKLNNGNEFFVMVGPEADDISAGDTVLVEQKNLTIIRKIQQTKTFSVDKFVIIEKPTISWKDIGGLDEEINEIREVVELPLTKPELFEKVGIQPPKGVLLHGPPGTGKTTLAKAVAAATNSTFIEVVGSELVQKFIGEGAKLIKDIFQLARENAPAIIFIDEIDALAAKRIEIGTSGEREVQRTFMQFLAEVDGFKNLGNVKIIGCTNRKDILDPAVMRPGRLDRLIYVGEPDIEGIKQIFKIHTKKMKIDKRFNIDSFAKRLEGFSGAEIKAVCTEAGYFAIRANRTRVTKKDFESAVEKVRREEARDSDYLKMFG, from the coding sequence ATGCCTGCGGAAGATAAAGACATTCTCAACAACATCATCAACGGTTACGCATCGGACATCCAACAATTAGAGGATGAAAACCGCATCCTCAAAGAAACCGTTGCGCATCTAAAAAGAGAGATTTCAAAATTCCAACAACCTCCCTTACTCGTTGCAGAAGTAAAAGAGGTCATGGGAGAACACGCCTTGCTCAAACTTAACAATGGAAATGAGTTCTTTGTTATGGTGGGCCCTGAAGCAGACGATATCAGTGCAGGAGATACCGTTCTTGTTGAACAAAAAAACCTCACCATCATTAGAAAAATCCAACAGACAAAGACTTTTAGCGTTGATAAATTTGTTATTATTGAAAAACCCACTATTTCCTGGAAAGACATCGGAGGACTTGATGAGGAAATCAATGAAATCAGAGAGGTTGTTGAACTACCTCTTACGAAACCCGAACTCTTTGAAAAAGTAGGAATCCAACCACCCAAAGGAGTACTCCTTCATGGTCCTCCTGGAACGGGAAAAACAACTCTTGCAAAAGCAGTTGCGGCTGCAACAAACTCAACATTTATTGAAGTTGTGGGGTCAGAACTTGTTCAAAAATTCATTGGAGAAGGAGCAAAACTTATCAAGGACATCTTCCAACTTGCACGCGAAAACGCACCTGCAATCATTTTCATTGACGAGATTGATGCTCTTGCAGCAAAGCGAATTGAAATAGGAACATCTGGGGAACGAGAGGTACAAAGAACGTTTATGCAATTCTTAGCAGAAGTTGACGGTTTCAAAAACCTGGGGAATGTTAAAATTATTGGGTGTACGAATAGAAAAGATATTCTTGACCCTGCGGTAATGCGCCCAGGAAGACTTGACAGACTCATCTACGTAGGAGAGCCAGACATTGAAGGAATCAAACAAATTTTCAAAATCCACACGAAGAAAATGAAAATTGACAAGCGTTTTAACATCGACTCCTTTGCAAAACGTTTAGAAGGATTTTCAGGAGCAGAGATTAAAGCTGTTTGTACTGAGGCAGGTTATTTTGCAATTCGCGCTAACAGGACGCGAGTTACTAAAAAGGATTTTGAAAGTGCGGTTGAAAAGGTCAGGCGAGAAGAAGCGCGTGACTCAGACTATTTGAAAATGTTTGGATAA
- a CDS encoding insulinase family protein yields the protein MVRITTLPNGLALILEKKKSNSVTIQVSVHMGSNFERSDQAGISHFVEHLIFEGTTTRSAKEIATSIENTGGEFNAFTTNEYTAFHIRVPTQHKKLAIEILLDIVENSVFESKRVEKERKVILEELKLMRDEPTTEQWRFFLEQLFKDHPAARPIIGYEKTVKSITRRQLINFYRKYYVPKNMVISAVGDVSARDFAGFKRLKGEEIKHHLPPIPVNKARCANKKRLVQQTYYVRGWPVCGFDNPDRYALDVLCAVLNKGLSGRLIETLRNERGLAYTVGATYEPKSCYGVFALYITCTKKNLKQVKELMSKEIEQLENIPLCELEEAKSYLIGKNELEMEDPLERCDSLAESYFMKAPALDAHYAKKINKVSLADLERVRKKYLMQGATEVSING from the coding sequence ATGGTTCGCATCACCACTCTTCCTAACGGCCTTGCACTCATTCTTGAAAAGAAAAAGAGTAACAGTGTGACCATTCAAGTAAGCGTGCATATGGGATCGAACTTTGAGCGTTCGGATCAAGCAGGAATATCCCACTTCGTAGAACACCTTATCTTTGAAGGAACCACTACGCGAAGCGCAAAAGAAATAGCTACAAGTATTGAGAATACGGGTGGTGAATTTAATGCATTTACCACCAATGAATACACTGCGTTTCATATCCGCGTACCAACACAACATAAAAAACTTGCAATAGAAATACTTCTCGACATCGTCGAGAACAGCGTATTTGAAAGCAAACGTGTTGAGAAGGAACGTAAAGTCATTTTAGAGGAGCTTAAACTTATGCGTGATGAACCAACTACAGAGCAGTGGAGGTTTTTTCTTGAACAACTCTTCAAAGATCATCCTGCTGCTCGCCCCATCATAGGCTATGAAAAAACAGTAAAATCAATTACTCGAAGACAGCTAATTAACTTTTACCGCAAGTACTATGTTCCCAAAAACATGGTCATTAGTGCTGTGGGAGATGTAAGTGCAAGAGATTTTGCAGGATTCAAAAGACTCAAAGGCGAAGAGATTAAACACCATTTACCCCCAATTCCTGTGAACAAAGCGCGCTGTGCAAATAAGAAACGACTCGTACAACAAACATATTATGTTCGGGGCTGGCCAGTGTGTGGTTTTGATAACCCAGATCGCTACGCTCTTGACGTGCTCTGTGCAGTCCTTAACAAAGGCCTTTCAGGAAGACTCATTGAAACCCTAAGAAATGAGCGCGGTCTTGCCTATACTGTTGGAGCAACGTACGAGCCAAAATCTTGTTATGGGGTCTTTGCGCTTTACATCACGTGTACCAAGAAAAACCTTAAACAAGTAAAAGAACTTATGAGCAAAGAGATTGAACAACTTGAGAACATTCCTCTTTGCGAGCTTGAAGAAGCAAAGAGCTATCTTATCGGTAAGAACGAACTTGAAATGGAAGACCCTCTTGAGCGTTGCGATTCTCTTGCGGAGAGTTACTTCATGAAAGCACCCGCACTTGATGCACACTATGCAAAGAAGATAAACAAGGTGAGCTTAGCAGATCTTGAACGCGTGCGTAAAAAATACCTGATGCAAGGCGCTACAGAAGTGAGTATCAACGGATAA
- a CDS encoding aminopeptidase P family protein → MHAYLNGHTVTLFLFKNECKAVRKSGDANHTTHYFYILYIACVYSMKEVLRAKKLDAIVLHNTREKPDANYLYHAGVGVVGAVVIKKSSAVLYTWELELEKAKKNSPLRVKLFKNEFEKFKGKRIGIDFANTTLLQKKLFAGATLVDVSKELAQKRRSKTPQEIAKIKKAIAITEDIFIKTFFHFKNFKTEQDVARFMHVEAIKRDCALAYNPIVASGKNASQAHYEPKKTKLAKGFCVIDFGVKYQGYCADITRTIYLGEPSKKEVERYFKVLQAHEEAVKQLQSSKNAAKADARAREVLGELKKLFIHSLGHGLGLDVHEGVHLHESRKDEVLEGEVFTIEPGIYEEGKYGIRIEDDYVMRKDGPQRLSSLGRQLLIIK, encoded by the coding sequence ATGCACGCTTACTTGAATGGTCACACTGTTACTCTTTTTCTTTTCAAGAATGAGTGCAAGGCCGTTAGGAAGAGTGGTGATGCGAACCATACCACTCACTACTTTTATATACTATATATTGCTTGTGTTTATTCTATGAAAGAGGTGCTCAGAGCAAAAAAACTTGATGCGATTGTTCTACACAACACAAGGGAGAAACCAGATGCGAATTACCTCTATCATGCAGGAGTTGGCGTGGTTGGCGCGGTGGTCATAAAGAAATCATCTGCTGTGCTCTACACGTGGGAGTTAGAACTTGAAAAAGCAAAAAAGAATTCACCGCTTCGCGTGAAATTATTCAAAAATGAATTTGAGAAATTTAAGGGAAAACGCATTGGAATAGATTTTGCAAATACCACGCTCTTACAAAAGAAATTATTCGCAGGAGCAACGCTTGTTGATGTCTCAAAAGAGTTGGCGCAAAAAAGAAGATCCAAAACGCCTCAAGAGATTGCAAAAATTAAGAAAGCAATTGCAATAACAGAAGATATCTTCATAAAAACCTTCTTTCATTTCAAAAATTTCAAGACTGAGCAAGACGTCGCACGATTCATGCACGTAGAAGCAATTAAACGTGATTGCGCACTTGCCTATAACCCCATCGTTGCATCAGGAAAAAACGCATCCCAAGCACACTATGAGCCTAAAAAAACGAAGCTTGCAAAAGGGTTTTGTGTGATTGATTTTGGTGTAAAGTATCAAGGCTATTGCGCAGATATCACGCGAACAATTTACCTAGGAGAGCCATCAAAAAAAGAGGTGGAGCGCTACTTTAAAGTTCTTCAAGCTCATGAAGAGGCGGTAAAACAGCTACAATCTTCAAAAAACGCGGCAAAAGCAGATGCTCGGGCAAGAGAAGTTCTTGGAGAGCTCAAAAAATTATTTATTCACAGCCTTGGACATGGTTTAGGCCTTGATGTTCATGAAGGAGTTCATCTTCACGAATCTCGCAAAGATGAGGTTCTTGAAGGAGAGGTGTTTACCATAGAGCCAGGTATTTATGAGGAGGGAAAGTATGGCATCCGTATTGAAGATGATTATGTCATGCGTAAAGATGGTCCTCAACGCCTCTCATCTCTTGGAAGGCAATTGCTTATCATCAAGTAG
- a CDS encoding 3-deoxy-7-phosphoheptulonate synthase: MSFTIEKTLATPQEVIRAHPLSAERAQRIKEHRQEIKNIIAGKDKRVLLIIGPCSAWPDGAVMSYARRLSSISQEVGDKIKIVLRTYTQKPRTTIGWKGPVFQKNPQGEEDLDEGIAHVRKLFLDLLEFDLPLADEAVFPELTDYTLDLLSYVAIGARSAESMQHRCYASMISLPVGLKNPTSGSIEIGVNNVIAAQHPHVFFYRDKQISSKGNPYAHLVLRGGSGKSNTSKEELELALKLLREKTKNPAIIVDVSHDNSLRDGKKDPRTQPGSIMRIREYGIKEIKGFMVESFLKEGKQDITTTKDLDLGGISITDACLGWEETQQLILDLYKQL; encoded by the coding sequence ATGAGTTTTACGATTGAGAAAACGCTGGCAACACCTCAAGAAGTCATAAGAGCACATCCGCTCTCAGCAGAGAGAGCTCAGCGCATCAAAGAACACCGTCAAGAAATAAAGAACATTATTGCAGGAAAGGATAAGAGAGTTCTTCTCATCATAGGTCCTTGTTCTGCATGGCCTGATGGGGCGGTGATGTCCTACGCAAGAAGACTTAGTAGCATTTCGCAAGAAGTAGGGGATAAGATAAAGATTGTACTTCGCACCTACACTCAAAAACCAAGAACAACCATCGGGTGGAAAGGACCAGTATTTCAAAAAAACCCTCAAGGAGAGGAGGATCTTGACGAGGGAATTGCTCACGTGAGAAAACTCTTTTTAGACCTTTTAGAATTTGACTTGCCACTTGCTGATGAAGCGGTGTTCCCAGAACTCACAGATTACACGCTGGATCTTCTCTCCTATGTTGCAATTGGCGCAAGATCCGCAGAGAGCATGCAACACCGATGCTATGCAAGCATGATCTCACTTCCTGTCGGATTGAAAAACCCTACCAGCGGTTCCATAGAAATAGGGGTGAACAACGTTATTGCAGCACAACATCCTCACGTTTTCTTCTATCGAGATAAGCAAATCTCATCCAAAGGAAACCCCTACGCACACCTTGTTCTTAGGGGGGGTTCGGGAAAGAGTAACACATCAAAAGAAGAACTTGAACTTGCACTAAAACTACTTCGTGAAAAAACAAAAAATCCTGCGATCATTGTAGATGTTTCTCATGACAATTCATTAAGAGATGGCAAAAAAGATCCCAGAACACAACCAGGAAGCATCATGCGCATAAGAGAATACGGAATAAAAGAAATAAAAGGCTTTATGGTGGAGAGTTTTCTCAAAGAGGGAAAACAAGATATTACAACAACAAAAGATCTCGATCTGGGAGGTATTTCCATTACTGATGCCTGTCTTGGCTGGGAGGAAACACAACAACTCATTCTTGACCTGTACAAACAGTTATAA
- the pcn gene encoding proliferating cell nuclear antigen (pcna): MKLTLAETKYLTDSVSIISDLVNEASFKVTPTAVELVAMDPANVAMVIFKLLGSAFTEYKVEGELDLSINLPAFKQVLKRAKATDVLTMEVEDQKLKLTLKSNTKRTFYLPILDKEGSAQRIPDLSFPTTIVTDCSLLNDAIQDADIVAESVSFIATPQAFILQAEEDLNRADVEIPADDQTKITTDSEEVRAKYSIEYLKKMITASKLTDKVQIQFNKDYPLRLDYSSLDKLSMSFILAPRVEND; encoded by the coding sequence ATGAAACTAACACTTGCTGAAACAAAATACCTCACCGATTCTGTTTCTATCATTTCTGATTTGGTAAACGAAGCAAGTTTTAAGGTAACTCCAACAGCAGTTGAACTTGTTGCAATGGATCCTGCAAATGTTGCAATGGTCATCTTCAAACTCCTAGGATCTGCATTTACAGAGTACAAGGTTGAAGGAGAGCTTGATCTTTCCATCAATCTTCCCGCATTCAAGCAAGTCCTTAAACGAGCAAAAGCAACGGATGTGCTCACTATGGAGGTAGAGGATCAAAAGCTCAAACTTACACTCAAATCCAATACGAAAAGAACATTCTACTTACCTATCCTTGATAAAGAGGGATCAGCACAACGCATCCCAGATCTGAGTTTTCCCACTACCATTGTAACTGACTGCTCATTGCTCAATGACGCGATACAAGACGCAGATATCGTAGCAGAATCAGTATCCTTTATTGCAACTCCTCAAGCATTCATTCTCCAAGCAGAAGAAGATCTCAACAGAGCAGATGTTGAAATCCCCGCGGATGATCAGACTAAAATCACAACAGATAGTGAAGAAGTCCGTGCAAAGTACTCCATTGAATACCTCAAAAAGATGATCACCGCATCTAAACTCACAGACAAAGTACAAATTCAATTCAACAAGGATTATCCACTAA